The following proteins are co-located in the Toxotes jaculatrix isolate fToxJac2 chromosome 9, fToxJac2.pri, whole genome shotgun sequence genome:
- the ece2b gene encoding endothelin-converting enzyme 2b isoform X2, with the protein MSVALQDLRNTMSSYKRATLEEEEVSDAPAEAASSPDRVEVGFRKGGVDILGRRTQLEVLLSVLLLAALLALLACLLVLGLGFSSDSGRGLCLSEACVTVASQMVEAMDRNADPCHDFYQFACGGWMRKNPLPDGRSRWSTFNSIWEQNQALLKHLLENGTFNGSSEAERKTQSYYLSCLNTQRIEELGAQPLIDLIAKIGGWNMTGPWEKENFMEVLKVVSGPYRAQPFFSVGVSADPKNSNSNVIQVDQSGLFLPSRDYYLNKTANEKVLVAYLDYMVELGMLLGGERSSTQLQMQQILEFETALANITVPQDQRRDEEKIYHKVTIAELQLLAPAVDWLDYLSSSLSPLELNDTEPVVLYAREYLQQVSDLINKTDRSLLNNYMMWTLVQKSVASLDQRFENAQDKLLESLYGTKKSCTPRWQTCIGNTDDTLGFALGALFVKATFDKHSKEIAEEMINEIRSAFKEALDRLSWMDDETRQAAKDKADAIYDMIGFPEFILDPKELDDVYDGYEVSDDSFFQNMLNFYNFSARVMADQLRKTPNKDQWSMTPPTVNAYYMPTKNGIVFPAGILQAPFYAHDHPKALNFGGIGVVMGHELTHAFDDQGREYDKEGNLRPWWQNSSVEAFRQRTECMVDQYSRYTINGEHINGKQTLGENIADNGGLKAAYHAYRSWVQRNGDEKRLPAVNLTNDQLFFVGFAQVWCSVRTPESAHEGLVTDPHSPPRYRVIGTLANSPDFSRHFNCPAGTPMNTGKRCEVW; encoded by the exons ATGAGCGTAGCGCTGCAGGACCTCCGGAACAcc ATGTCCAGCTATAAGCGAGCTACattggaggaagaggaagtgtcGGACGCTCCAGCTGAGGCAGCCTCGTCTCCTGACAGAGTGGAG gtggGTTTTAGGAAGGGGGGTGTGGACATCCTGGGCAGGAGGACTCAGCTGGAGGTTCTGCTGTCAGTCCTGCTGCTGGCAGCCCTGCTGGCTCTGCTGGCATGTCTGCTGGTCCTGGGACTGGGATTCAGTTCAG acagtgggCGTGGCTTGTGTCTGTCAGAGGCGTGCGTCACAGTGGCCAGTCAGATGGTGGAGGCGATGGACCGCAACGCCGACCCCTGCCATGACTTCTACCAGTTCGCTTGTGGAGGCTGGATGAGGAAGAACCCTCTGCCTGACGGGCGGTCGCGCTGGTCCACCTTCAACAGCATCTGGGAGCAGAACCAGGCGCTGCTCAAACACCTGCTGG AGAACGGGACTTTTAACGGCAGCAgcgaggcagagaggaaaactcAGTCCTACTACTTGTCCTGTCTCAACACACAGAGGATCGAAGAGCTGGGAGCTCAGCCTCTCATAGACCTCATCGCCAAG ATCGGGGGCTGGAACATGACGGGCCCCTGGGAGAAGGAGAACTTCATGGAGGTCCTGAAGGTGGTTTCTGGTCCATACAGAGCTCAGCCTTTCTTCAGTGTCGGAGTCAGTGCCGATCCCAAAAACTCCAACAGTAACGTCATCCAA GTGGACCAATCAGGGCTCTTCTTGCCATCCAGGGACTATTACCTCAACAAGACAGCCAATGAGAAG GTGCTGGTGGCGTACCTGGACTACATGGTGGAGCTGGGGATGCTGCTGGGGGGCGAGAGGAGCTCCACTCAGCTTCAGATGCAGCAGATTCTGGAGTTTGAGACAGCGCTCGCCAACATCACCGTCCCACAGGACCAACGCCGCGATGAGGAGAAGATCTACCACAAGGTCACCAtcgctgagctgcag ctgCTGGCTCCGGCGGTGGACTGGTTGGACTACctgtcatcctctctctctcctcttgagCTGAACGACACTGAACCTGTCGTCCTGTACGCCAGAGAGTACCTGCAGCAGGTGTCTGACCTCATCAACAAGACAGATCGCAG tcTGTTGAATAACTACATGATGTGGACGTTGGTTCAGAAGAGTGTGGCCAGTTTGGATCAACGCTTCGAGAATGCTCAGGACAAACTGCTCGAGAGTCTCTACGGAACCAAGAAG TCCTGCACCCCGCGCTGGCAGACCTGCATTGGGAACACTGACGACACACTGGGCTTCGCTCTTGGAGCGCTCTTTGTTAAGGCGACATTcgacaaacacagcaaagagaTC gCCGAGGAGATGATCAACGAGATCCGGTCAGCGTTTAAAGAAGCTCTGGACCGACTCAGCTGGATGGACGACGAGACCAGACAAGCTGCAAAAGACAAG GCAGATGCAATCTACGATATGATCGGATTCCCAGAGTTTATCCTGGACCCCAAAGAGCTGGATGACGTTTATGACGGG TATGAAGTGTCAGACGACAGCTTCTTCCAGAACATGTTGAACTTCTACAACTTCTCAGCCCGAGTGATGGCGGACCAGCTGAGGAAGACTCCCAACAAAGACCA gtggAGTATGACTCCTCCAACAGTTAATGCCTACTACATGCCCACTAAGAACGGCATCGTCTTCCCCGCTGGGATCCTACAAGCTCCTTTCTACGCCCACGACCACCCCAA GGCGTTGAACTTTGGTGGGATCGGAGTGGTGATGGGTCACGAGCTCACTCATGCTTTCGATGATCAGG GTCGTGAGTACGATAAAGAAGGTAACTTGAGGCCATGGTGGCAGAACTCATCTGTGGAGGCGTTTCGTCAGAGAACCGAGTGCATGGTGGATCAGTACAGTCGCTACACCATCAATGGAGAACACATCAATGGAAAACAGACTCTCGGAGAAAACATAGCTGACAACGGAGGACTGAAGGCCGCGTACCAT gCCTATCGGTCGTGGGTCCAGAGAAATGGAGATGAAAAGAGACTTCCTGCTGTCAACCTGACCAATGACCAGCTCTTCTTTGTGGGATTTGCCCAG GTGTGGTGTTCAGTTCGAACACCAGAGAGCGCTCATGAAGGCCTGGTGACCGACCCTCACAGCCCGCCCAGATACAGAGTCATCGGCACGCTCGCCAACTCTCCGGACTTCAGCCGCCACTTCAACTGTCCTGCAGGAACGCCCATGAACACCGGCAAGCGCTGTGAGGTCTGGTAG
- the ece2b gene encoding endothelin-converting enzyme 2b isoform X1, protein MSVALQDLRNTMSSYKRATLEEEEVSDAPAEAASSPDRVEVGFRKGGVDILGRRTQLEVLLSVLLLAALLALLACLLVLGLGFSSDSGRGLCLSEACVTVASQMVEAMDRNADPCHDFYQFACGGWMRKNPLPDGRSRWSTFNSIWEQNQALLKHLLENGTFNGSSEAERKTQSYYLSCLNTQRIEELGAQPLIDLIAKIGGWNMTGPWEKENFMEVLKVVSGPYRAQPFFSVGVSADPKNSNSNVIQVDQSGLFLPSRDYYLNKTANEKVLVAYLDYMVELGMLLGGERSSTQLQMQQILEFETALANITVPQDQRRDEEKIYHKVTIAELQLLAPAVDWLDYLSSSLSPLELNDTEPVVLYAREYLQQVSDLINKTDRSLLNNYMMWTLVQKSVASLDQRFENAQDKLLESLYGTKKQSCTPRWQTCIGNTDDTLGFALGALFVKATFDKHSKEIAEEMINEIRSAFKEALDRLSWMDDETRQAAKDKADAIYDMIGFPEFILDPKELDDVYDGYEVSDDSFFQNMLNFYNFSARVMADQLRKTPNKDQWSMTPPTVNAYYMPTKNGIVFPAGILQAPFYAHDHPKALNFGGIGVVMGHELTHAFDDQGREYDKEGNLRPWWQNSSVEAFRQRTECMVDQYSRYTINGEHINGKQTLGENIADNGGLKAAYHAYRSWVQRNGDEKRLPAVNLTNDQLFFVGFAQVWCSVRTPESAHEGLVTDPHSPPRYRVIGTLANSPDFSRHFNCPAGTPMNTGKRCEVW, encoded by the exons ATGAGCGTAGCGCTGCAGGACCTCCGGAACAcc ATGTCCAGCTATAAGCGAGCTACattggaggaagaggaagtgtcGGACGCTCCAGCTGAGGCAGCCTCGTCTCCTGACAGAGTGGAG gtggGTTTTAGGAAGGGGGGTGTGGACATCCTGGGCAGGAGGACTCAGCTGGAGGTTCTGCTGTCAGTCCTGCTGCTGGCAGCCCTGCTGGCTCTGCTGGCATGTCTGCTGGTCCTGGGACTGGGATTCAGTTCAG acagtgggCGTGGCTTGTGTCTGTCAGAGGCGTGCGTCACAGTGGCCAGTCAGATGGTGGAGGCGATGGACCGCAACGCCGACCCCTGCCATGACTTCTACCAGTTCGCTTGTGGAGGCTGGATGAGGAAGAACCCTCTGCCTGACGGGCGGTCGCGCTGGTCCACCTTCAACAGCATCTGGGAGCAGAACCAGGCGCTGCTCAAACACCTGCTGG AGAACGGGACTTTTAACGGCAGCAgcgaggcagagaggaaaactcAGTCCTACTACTTGTCCTGTCTCAACACACAGAGGATCGAAGAGCTGGGAGCTCAGCCTCTCATAGACCTCATCGCCAAG ATCGGGGGCTGGAACATGACGGGCCCCTGGGAGAAGGAGAACTTCATGGAGGTCCTGAAGGTGGTTTCTGGTCCATACAGAGCTCAGCCTTTCTTCAGTGTCGGAGTCAGTGCCGATCCCAAAAACTCCAACAGTAACGTCATCCAA GTGGACCAATCAGGGCTCTTCTTGCCATCCAGGGACTATTACCTCAACAAGACAGCCAATGAGAAG GTGCTGGTGGCGTACCTGGACTACATGGTGGAGCTGGGGATGCTGCTGGGGGGCGAGAGGAGCTCCACTCAGCTTCAGATGCAGCAGATTCTGGAGTTTGAGACAGCGCTCGCCAACATCACCGTCCCACAGGACCAACGCCGCGATGAGGAGAAGATCTACCACAAGGTCACCAtcgctgagctgcag ctgCTGGCTCCGGCGGTGGACTGGTTGGACTACctgtcatcctctctctctcctcttgagCTGAACGACACTGAACCTGTCGTCCTGTACGCCAGAGAGTACCTGCAGCAGGTGTCTGACCTCATCAACAAGACAGATCGCAG tcTGTTGAATAACTACATGATGTGGACGTTGGTTCAGAAGAGTGTGGCCAGTTTGGATCAACGCTTCGAGAATGCTCAGGACAAACTGCTCGAGAGTCTCTACGGAACCAAGAAG CAG TCCTGCACCCCGCGCTGGCAGACCTGCATTGGGAACACTGACGACACACTGGGCTTCGCTCTTGGAGCGCTCTTTGTTAAGGCGACATTcgacaaacacagcaaagagaTC gCCGAGGAGATGATCAACGAGATCCGGTCAGCGTTTAAAGAAGCTCTGGACCGACTCAGCTGGATGGACGACGAGACCAGACAAGCTGCAAAAGACAAG GCAGATGCAATCTACGATATGATCGGATTCCCAGAGTTTATCCTGGACCCCAAAGAGCTGGATGACGTTTATGACGGG TATGAAGTGTCAGACGACAGCTTCTTCCAGAACATGTTGAACTTCTACAACTTCTCAGCCCGAGTGATGGCGGACCAGCTGAGGAAGACTCCCAACAAAGACCA gtggAGTATGACTCCTCCAACAGTTAATGCCTACTACATGCCCACTAAGAACGGCATCGTCTTCCCCGCTGGGATCCTACAAGCTCCTTTCTACGCCCACGACCACCCCAA GGCGTTGAACTTTGGTGGGATCGGAGTGGTGATGGGTCACGAGCTCACTCATGCTTTCGATGATCAGG GTCGTGAGTACGATAAAGAAGGTAACTTGAGGCCATGGTGGCAGAACTCATCTGTGGAGGCGTTTCGTCAGAGAACCGAGTGCATGGTGGATCAGTACAGTCGCTACACCATCAATGGAGAACACATCAATGGAAAACAGACTCTCGGAGAAAACATAGCTGACAACGGAGGACTGAAGGCCGCGTACCAT gCCTATCGGTCGTGGGTCCAGAGAAATGGAGATGAAAAGAGACTTCCTGCTGTCAACCTGACCAATGACCAGCTCTTCTTTGTGGGATTTGCCCAG GTGTGGTGTTCAGTTCGAACACCAGAGAGCGCTCATGAAGGCCTGGTGACCGACCCTCACAGCCCGCCCAGATACAGAGTCATCGGCACGCTCGCCAACTCTCCGGACTTCAGCCGCCACTTCAACTGTCCTGCAGGAACGCCCATGAACACCGGCAAGCGCTGTGAGGTCTGGTAG